A section of the Virgibacillus sp. NKC19-3 genome encodes:
- a CDS encoding LolA family protein, translated as MKKKLSIWVATAIGLIFVLSACGEKSQEDVAGELEETLEDMSGYKAEAVMEMNTGQENQQFNIDIWHQSEEEDFYRVGLTNNQDEQGSQIILKNEDGVYVLTPALNKHFEFQSEWPDNSSQPYLYQSLVTDVLNDEEAEFEATEANYVFKTKTNYQSNNNLPFQEIHFDKDTLTPVLVNVLDQDQNTLVQVEFSNFDTDPSFEEDDFTIDKNMESTATVDEPVSGDGKEGQLTVLYPTYMAGADLTEKRDVELENGKRAILTFEGEKNFTLVEETTEVQPTLSSPQEVKGDIVNLGGTVGSLSDKTLEWSHDGVDFTLASEELTREELIEVAQSVQSQEVK; from the coding sequence ATGAAAAAAAAGTTAAGTATTTGGGTGGCGACTGCAATCGGTTTAATCTTCGTACTTTCTGCTTGTGGTGAAAAATCGCAGGAAGATGTGGCGGGGGAGCTAGAAGAAACGTTAGAAGACATGAGTGGATATAAGGCTGAGGCTGTAATGGAGATGAACACAGGGCAGGAAAATCAGCAATTTAATATAGACATTTGGCATCAAAGTGAAGAAGAGGACTTTTATAGAGTTGGATTGACAAATAATCAGGATGAGCAAGGAAGCCAAATCATTTTAAAAAATGAAGACGGTGTATATGTGCTTACCCCTGCATTGAATAAACATTTTGAATTTCAATCAGAATGGCCGGACAATAGTAGTCAGCCATATTTGTATCAATCACTCGTAACGGATGTATTAAATGATGAAGAGGCAGAATTTGAAGCAACGGAAGCCAATTATGTTTTCAAGACAAAAACAAATTATCAAAGCAATAACAATCTGCCATTTCAGGAAATTCACTTTGACAAAGATACCTTGACACCAGTGCTTGTAAATGTGCTTGATCAGGATCAAAATACATTGGTACAAGTGGAGTTTTCAAATTTCGATACAGATCCGAGCTTTGAAGAAGATGACTTTACCATAGATAAAAATATGGAAAGTACGGCGACAGTCGATGAACCAGTATCAGGTGATGGAAAAGAAGGGCAGTTGACAGTGCTTTATCCAACGTATATGGCTGGTGCTGATTTAACAGAAAAGAGAGATGTAGAGTTAGAGAATGGAAAGAGAGCTATATTGACATTTGAAGGAGAAAAGAATTTCACACTGGTTGAAGAGACAACAGAAGTTCAGCCAACTTTATCCTCTCCGCAGGAAGTAAAAGGAGATATTGTGAATCTAGGTGGTACGGTCGGATCCTTGTCAGACAAAACACTGGAGTGGAGCCATGATGGCGTAGATTTCACGTTGGCAAGTGAAGAATTGACAAGAGAAGAATTAATCGAAGTAGCCCAATCTGTTCAAAGTCAAGAAGTGAAATAA
- a CDS encoding PH domain-containing protein, which translates to MRQPPVNMIARDAIKAWKITAAIYVAVLWLATLAIAIISYHYTLSYWFVSIAILISGLSTYLAVFLFPEIRWRRWRYEVFDQEIYIQHGILIVSRTLVPMIRVQHVDTKQGPILRNFRLASVTISTAATTHEIPALLEEDASELRDRISALARVDEDDV; encoded by the coding sequence ATGAGACAACCACCGGTAAATATGATCGCGCGTGATGCGATCAAGGCATGGAAAATAACCGCGGCCATATATGTGGCGGTGCTCTGGTTAGCAACCCTCGCCATAGCTATTATTTCTTATCATTATACGCTTTCCTATTGGTTTGTAAGTATTGCCATACTAATTAGTGGGTTAAGTACATATTTAGCTGTATTTTTATTTCCTGAAATTCGTTGGAGGAGATGGCGTTATGAAGTTTTTGATCAGGAAATATATATACAACATGGGATATTAATTGTTTCAAGGACGCTGGTCCCAATGATCCGGGTGCAACATGTTGATACGAAGCAGGGGCCTATTTTGAGGAATTTTCGTTTGGCTAGTGTGACAATTTCAACGGCAGCAACGACTCATGAGATTCCTGCTTTACTTGAGGAGGATGCCTCAGAACTGCGGGATCGGATTTCTGCATTGGCAAGGGTGGATGAAGATGATGTCTGA
- a CDS encoding glutaredoxin family protein, giving the protein MSEHQVTIYIGDGNSQCTKLLQQLDEWNVSYLTKNISHHPNYRKELQDMGIFGIPATFVDNQSAILGFQKNKIKYALGLGNNSYYSPFYEGYGN; this is encoded by the coding sequence ATGAGTGAACATCAAGTCACGATCTACATTGGTGATGGGAATTCGCAATGTACTAAATTACTGCAACAGCTAGATGAATGGAACGTTTCTTACCTAACCAAGAATATATCTCATCATCCTAATTATCGGAAAGAACTACAGGATATGGGGATTTTTGGTATACCAGCGACTTTTGTTGATAATCAATCTGCTATTTTGGGTTTTCAAAAAAATAAAATTAAATATGCGCTAGGTCTTGGGAATAATTCGTATTACAGTCCTTTCTATGAAGGGTATGGAAATTAA
- the acpS gene encoding holo-ACP synthase, with protein MIKGIGIDLIELGRIRNSMEKNNRFVDRILTQHEKKVFTQLQSDRRKVEFLAGRYAAKEAFAKANGTGIGELSFQHIEVTIDENGAPSMKVRGFEAKNIFISITHSRDYVAAQVVIADN; from the coding sequence ATGATAAAAGGAATTGGAATTGATTTAATCGAACTGGGTCGTATTCGAAATAGTATGGAGAAAAATAATCGATTTGTTGATCGAATTTTAACACAACATGAAAAAAAAGTATTTACCCAATTGCAGAGTGATCGAAGAAAAGTGGAATTTCTTGCAGGCAGGTATGCAGCGAAGGAAGCATTTGCAAAGGCGAACGGTACAGGAATTGGAGAATTGAGCTTTCAACATATCGAAGTAACTATTGATGAGAATGGAGCGCCATCGATGAAGGTGCGGGGATTTGAAGCGAAAAATATATTTATATCAATTACGCACAGCAGGGATTACGTGGCAGCCCAGGTTGTTATTGCAGATAATTAA
- a CDS encoding DEAD/DEAH box helicase: MTTFKELDISTPILKALEKMGFEESTPIQAETIPYAMQGNDVIGQAQTGTGKTAAFGIPMIEKIDPKQKKIQGLIVAPTRELAIQVAEEINRLAKFKGLRALSIYGGQHMERQIRALKDGPHIVVATPGRLLDHMRRKTIHINMVQTAVLDEADEMLNMGFIDDIKSILKGIPEERQTLLFSATMPKEIRDIATNLMKSPKEVRVKAKEMTVENIDQYFIEIPEKFKFDTLNNHLDIYAPELAIVFSRTKKRVDEITEGLQARGFRAEGTHGDLTQGKRTSVLNKFKNRRIDVLVATDVAARGLDISGVTHVYNFDIPQDPESYVHRIGRTGRAGKTGEAISFITPREIGHLKTIEKVTKSKMKRLMPPTNKDAQRGQQQVTVDKLNKTIEQKDLQAYHETANELLQENDSITVIAAALKLLTKERRDTPVRISSVAPISVKGPQRTKDNNRKNNKRYYGGGRNQGGRNQGGRNQGGRNQGGRNQGGRNRKGNYQNRRNSNY, translated from the coding sequence GTGACAACATTTAAAGAATTAGATATTTCAACCCCCATTTTGAAAGCATTGGAGAAAATGGGATTTGAAGAGTCAACACCGATCCAAGCAGAGACAATCCCATATGCGATGCAAGGGAATGACGTCATAGGACAAGCCCAGACTGGGACTGGGAAAACGGCAGCTTTTGGTATCCCAATGATTGAAAAAATTGATCCCAAGCAAAAGAAAATCCAAGGATTGATTGTAGCTCCAACACGTGAGCTTGCCATTCAAGTTGCCGAAGAGATTAATCGATTGGCAAAATTCAAAGGGCTTCGTGCATTATCCATTTATGGCGGTCAGCATATGGAAAGACAAATTCGTGCATTGAAAGATGGACCGCATATTGTTGTTGCGACTCCAGGTCGATTGCTTGACCACATGCGCAGAAAAACAATCCATATCAATATGGTACAAACTGCTGTATTGGATGAAGCTGACGAAATGCTGAATATGGGTTTCATTGATGATATTAAAAGTATTTTAAAAGGAATCCCGGAAGAAAGACAGACCTTATTATTCTCAGCAACAATGCCAAAGGAAATCCGCGATATCGCAACAAACCTAATGAAAAGTCCAAAAGAAGTTAGAGTGAAAGCAAAAGAAATGACGGTTGAAAATATTGATCAATATTTTATCGAGATACCAGAAAAGTTCAAGTTTGATACACTCAACAATCATTTAGATATTTATGCCCCAGAATTAGCGATCGTTTTTAGTCGAACAAAAAAACGTGTCGATGAAATTACAGAAGGCCTGCAGGCAAGAGGATTCCGTGCTGAAGGTACACACGGTGATCTAACACAAGGGAAGCGTACGTCTGTATTAAACAAGTTTAAAAACCGTCGAATAGACGTTTTAGTTGCTACTGATGTTGCAGCACGTGGTTTGGACATTTCTGGTGTGACACATGTGTATAACTTTGATATTCCACAGGATCCGGAAAGCTATGTACACCGAATTGGACGTACTGGCAGAGCCGGTAAAACAGGTGAAGCTATTTCCTTTATCACACCAAGAGAAATTGGGCATCTAAAGACCATTGAAAAAGTGACAAAAAGTAAAATGAAACGCCTGATGCCGCCAACAAATAAAGATGCACAAAGAGGACAACAACAAGTAACAGTGGATAAACTCAACAAAACCATTGAACAAAAAGACCTGCAAGCATATCATGAAACGGCCAATGAGCTATTACAGGAAAATGATTCCATAACGGTTATCGCAGCTGCATTGAAATTGCTTACGAAAGAGCGCAGAGATACGCCAGTAAGGATTTCTTCCGTAGCGCCAATTAGTGTAAAAGGCCCGCAACGAACCAAAGATAATAATCGTAAAAATAATAAGCGATATTATGGAGGCGGCCGCAATCAAGGTGGACGCAATCAAGGTGGACGCAACCAGGGTGGTCGTAATCAAGGCGGTCGAAACCAAGGTGGAAGAAACCGAAAAGGAAACTACCAAAATCGGAGAAATAGTAATTACTAA
- a CDS encoding rhomboid family intramembrane serine protease has translation MFIRTERSIKEFIQFYPIVASLVMIHIALWLLIDLLQLQFGSFLYEWGIGSNYLVDQGQYWRLVTPLFFHSDIMHMLFNSFALVLFGPALEQMLGKVKFLVAYLGAGIIGNIGTYAFGASEIWNVHLGASGAIYGLFGIYVFMIAFRKHLIDPGSKQVVMVLFIIGLIMTFVRANINIHAHIFGFIGGFAIAPLILTNVRPFSPWRNQQRYRDDDSIQFDPKRWKKRRVSKKNIIWIVVGILVLLGILGRFNIL, from the coding sequence ATGTTTATTCGAACGGAACGAAGTATAAAGGAATTTATCCAATTTTATCCTATTGTTGCAAGTTTGGTTATGATCCATATCGCTTTATGGCTACTTATCGATCTCTTGCAGCTCCAATTTGGATCATTTCTCTATGAATGGGGAATTGGCAGCAATTATTTGGTTGATCAAGGGCAGTACTGGCGTCTTGTAACTCCGCTATTTTTTCATTCCGATATTATGCATATGCTATTTAATTCGTTTGCACTTGTATTGTTTGGGCCGGCTTTGGAGCAAATGCTGGGAAAGGTTAAATTTCTTGTAGCTTATTTGGGAGCCGGGATAATAGGCAATATTGGCACATATGCTTTCGGGGCATCTGAAATTTGGAATGTACATCTAGGCGCATCCGGAGCTATTTACGGATTATTTGGTATATATGTGTTCATGATTGCATTCCGCAAACATCTTATCGATCCAGGGAGCAAGCAAGTCGTCATGGTCCTATTTATTATTGGATTAATCATGACCTTTGTTCGCGCCAATATTAATATCCATGCCCATATTTTTGGCTTCATCGGTGGATTTGCAATCGCCCCGCTCATCCTGACAAATGTTAGGCCTTTTTCACCTTGGAGAAACCAACAGCGCTACAGGGATGATGATTCCATCCAATTTGACCCGAAACGATGGAAGAAAAGAAGGGTCTCTAAGAAAAACATCATTTGGATTGTTGTAGGGATCCTTGTATTACTGGGGATACTTGGGAGGTTCAATATATTATAA
- a CDS encoding DMT family transporter, protein MRRPPFNPYIAVIIGVITVSASAVFVKMADSAPSGIIANYRLLFAVIIMLPVVLYKYRHEFRWISIKNWVLFILAGVFLALHFILWFESLNYTSVASSVVLVTLQPIFTFLGTYFFFKERFSSGAIISMIIVLFGSLLISWGDFQLSGMALFGDILALLGAITITVYLLFGQRVQKNLSLMTYTFVVYGISSMTLIIYNLAQNNPFFGYPSDHWWIFLALAVFPTFFGHTLFNWALKWLNSSTISMAVTFEPVGATILAYIILGEVVTWSQLLGGTIVIFGLFLFILSTSRKTRVTIAQKARKD, encoded by the coding sequence ATGCGTCGTCCTCCGTTTAATCCTTATATAGCAGTTATCATTGGAGTTATAACTGTATCCGCTTCGGCCGTATTCGTTAAAATGGCAGACAGCGCACCTTCAGGAATCATAGCGAATTACCGTTTATTATTTGCTGTGATTATCATGTTACCAGTCGTATTATACAAATATCGACATGAATTTCGATGGATTAGTATCAAAAATTGGGTTCTCTTCATTCTTGCCGGAGTCTTTTTGGCTCTTCACTTTATTCTTTGGTTTGAATCATTGAATTACACATCTGTCGCAAGCTCAGTAGTACTTGTTACGCTGCAACCAATTTTCACTTTTTTAGGAACCTACTTCTTTTTTAAAGAACGATTTTCCTCAGGTGCGATTATCAGTATGATTATTGTGTTATTCGGAAGCCTTCTTATCAGTTGGGGTGATTTCCAGTTAAGCGGAATGGCTTTATTTGGCGATATCCTCGCATTATTAGGGGCTATCACCATCACGGTATACCTATTATTTGGACAACGTGTACAGAAGAATTTATCACTCATGACATACACATTCGTGGTATATGGGATTAGTTCCATGACACTCATTATTTATAATTTAGCACAGAATAATCCTTTCTTTGGATATCCCTCTGATCACTGGTGGATATTCTTAGCCCTGGCAGTTTTTCCGACATTCTTTGGTCATACTCTATTTAATTGGGCACTTAAATGGCTAAACTCCTCCACCATTTCCATGGCGGTTACCTTTGAACCAGTCGGTGCCACGATACTGGCATACATTATCTTAGGTGAGGTTGTCACATGGTCACAGTTACTCGGTGGAACGATTGTTATATTTGGCCTATTTTTATTCATTTTAAGCACATCGCGTAAGACAAGGGTTACCATAGCACAAAAGGCGCGAAAAGATTAA
- a CDS encoding NAD(P)H-hydrate dehydratase, with protein sequence MYIVTAKEMYDIDHYTMQEIGMDGKLLMENAGRAICERIEASLNKGNRITVLAGSGNNGGDGFVIARTLMNSRYEVHVVQVVSDEKITGDALYHKHLFLKCGGSLQTVTHEKDVNDMIVRSDIVVDAMIGIGIKGELRAPLNRIVSVLNHSNAYTVSVDIPSGLPADEEGGVPSAFTAVQADYTFVVGAPKMSAFLESTAPFYGEWERISIGFPEAAFQKYTNRIVWGQEETSQTMPDRKSYDHKGDHGRGLVIGGSTFMPGALAMTVKAALRAGSGLMTAATSKQVIQMIASENIESTYVALAESNGHLTNDTPVAVDGYDAIALGIGMGRNKETSSLVHHTLHQAECPVVIDADGLYHTKLDLSILRAGSHPVIITPHPGEMAMLLDISVHELLSKPFQYASDFARVHNVYVVLKGKHTIISAPDGKQSVNTSGNPGLAKGGSGDVLTGIILAQIMQKQGIFQALCNACFIHGKSADLLVEDTHSYHDLMASDVIDGISNVYRRFSTLRD encoded by the coding sequence GTGTATATTGTCACCGCAAAAGAAATGTACGATATCGATCATTATACCATGCAGGAAATTGGAATGGATGGGAAGCTTCTAATGGAGAACGCAGGAAGAGCCATCTGCGAGCGAATCGAAGCGAGCTTGAATAAGGGAAATCGAATAACTGTATTAGCAGGTTCGGGAAATAATGGTGGAGACGGATTTGTTATTGCAAGGACGTTGATGAACAGCAGGTACGAGGTTCACGTTGTACAAGTGGTTTCGGATGAGAAAATTACCGGCGACGCACTTTATCATAAGCATTTATTTTTAAAATGCGGGGGGTCATTACAAACCGTGACGCATGAGAAGGATGTAAATGACATGATAGTGCGTTCCGACATAGTCGTTGATGCTATGATAGGGATAGGCATCAAAGGAGAGTTGAGAGCGCCCTTAAATCGAATTGTATCTGTTTTAAATCATTCGAATGCCTATACTGTTTCGGTTGATATTCCATCAGGTCTCCCTGCAGATGAAGAGGGAGGAGTCCCTTCGGCGTTTACAGCTGTACAAGCTGATTATACGTTTGTTGTCGGAGCTCCGAAAATGAGTGCATTCTTGGAGTCAACGGCCCCTTTTTACGGGGAGTGGGAAAGGATTTCCATTGGTTTTCCTGAAGCGGCCTTTCAGAAATATACGAATAGGATTGTATGGGGGCAAGAGGAGACCAGTCAAACGATGCCGGATCGTAAATCCTATGATCATAAAGGGGATCACGGAAGAGGGCTCGTTATTGGTGGAAGTACGTTCATGCCCGGTGCACTGGCAATGACGGTAAAAGCAGCCTTAAGAGCTGGTTCAGGATTGATGACAGCTGCAACCTCCAAGCAGGTTATTCAAATGATTGCTTCTGAAAACATTGAATCTACTTACGTTGCACTTGCAGAGAGCAATGGTCATTTAACGAATGATACTCCTGTTGCCGTTGATGGATATGATGCGATTGCACTGGGGATAGGCATGGGACGAAACAAAGAAACAAGTTCACTCGTCCACCATACGCTTCATCAAGCAGAATGCCCTGTCGTTATTGATGCGGATGGCTTATATCATACCAAACTGGATCTATCCATATTAAGGGCGGGGTCGCATCCTGTAATCATAACACCACACCCTGGAGAAATGGCTATGTTGCTGGATATTTCTGTCCATGAGCTTCTATCAAAACCATTTCAATATGCATCGGATTTTGCTCGTGTTCATAATGTCTATGTCGTGCTAAAAGGGAAGCATACAATCATCAGTGCGCCCGACGGGAAGCAGTCTGTAAATACGTCCGGGAACCCTGGGCTTGCCAAAGGCGGAAGTGGAGATGTGCTTACAGGAATTATTCTGGCGCAGATTATGCAGAAGCAAGGTATCTTCCAGGCATTGTGTAACGCGTGCTTCATTCATGGTAAGTCTGCAGATTTATTAGTTGAAGATACACATTCTTATCATGATTTAATGGCATCCGATGTGATCGATGGTATTTCAAATGTATATCGTAGATTTTCTACATTGCGTGATTAA
- a CDS encoding YppG family protein: MYNRPYAHTEHQNFAYNTARFPHHSYHPYHASSGQVLHQTPYEQFAKPKQPPFWPNYIPTSFAAYQADTSMNTATNPMEEPQQKGEQVDFDKMLSTVSQLANTYHQVSPIVKEFGSIIKAFR; this comes from the coding sequence ATGTATAACAGGCCGTATGCTCATACGGAGCACCAGAATTTTGCATATAATACTGCTCGTTTTCCGCATCATTCCTACCATCCCTATCATGCGTCTAGCGGACAAGTGCTTCACCAAACACCCTATGAACAATTTGCAAAACCGAAACAGCCACCCTTTTGGCCTAATTATATACCTACAAGTTTTGCTGCATACCAAGCCGACACGAGTATGAATACCGCCACTAATCCAATGGAGGAACCTCAACAAAAAGGGGAGCAGGTAGATTTTGATAAAATGCTTTCAACGGTGAGTCAACTAGCCAACACATATCATCAAGTTTCTCCGATTGTGAAAGAGTTCGGATCGATCATTAAAGCGTTTAGGTAA
- a CDS encoding DegV family protein — protein sequence MAIQLMTDGGADIPQRLQEEMHISIVPLYLNFEDAQFKTGVTMDLQRYYRKIKETNTLPRSAAPSPNDFYEALKQVDPSTPILMLSLSNGLSSTYENAVAGKNMLLQEEPDRTIEVINTKTASCGIALLMHEAIVKINENYSFTELVNHIQERVEQTTTLFILKTLENLILGGRLDKIKGTLAKTLHIKLLMRGSEEGTIEVTEKIRGDKKSIRRFVDQIGEYTKNVEDKVITMTHCNAESRAKKVISDIREKHPFKDAFLSETGPLISNYGGDGAMVISFFRDK from the coding sequence TTGGCCATACAGCTAATGACAGATGGTGGTGCAGATATTCCACAACGTTTGCAAGAGGAGATGCACATAAGCATTGTTCCACTTTACCTAAATTTTGAAGACGCGCAATTTAAAACCGGGGTAACAATGGACTTACAGCGCTATTATCGAAAAATAAAAGAAACAAATACGCTTCCTCGCTCTGCAGCACCCAGCCCAAATGACTTTTACGAAGCGCTCAAACAGGTTGATCCCAGCACTCCAATTCTGATGTTAAGCCTATCCAACGGATTGAGCAGTACCTATGAAAATGCAGTTGCCGGAAAAAATATGTTGCTTCAGGAGGAACCTGACCGCACTATCGAGGTAATCAATACCAAAACAGCTTCATGCGGAATCGCCCTTTTGATGCATGAAGCCATTGTAAAAATAAACGAGAATTATTCTTTTACAGAACTCGTTAATCATATCCAAGAACGCGTTGAACAAACTACGACGTTATTCATTCTAAAAACACTTGAAAATTTGATACTTGGGGGAAGATTAGACAAGATTAAGGGAACACTTGCGAAAACCCTCCATATCAAATTGCTAATGCGGGGAAGTGAAGAAGGAACCATTGAAGTGACAGAAAAGATTCGTGGTGACAAAAAGTCAATACGACGTTTTGTCGATCAAATTGGGGAATACACCAAAAATGTTGAAGATAAAGTAATCACCATGACGCATTGCAATGCCGAAAGCCGAGCCAAAAAGGTGATTTCTGACATCAGAGAGAAACACCCGTTTAAAGATGCATTCTTAAGCGAAACGGGCCCGTTGATCTCTAATTATGGTGGAGACGGAGCGATGGTCATCTCTTTTTTTAGGGATAAATAG
- a CDS encoding PH domain-containing protein yields MSEPRRLHPAAIIFNFIKGIREFLFVLIFGFITFRDESLIYFILILFALVLLLVTYSIITWYRFTYRVEDNELRIEYGIFVRKKRYISKNRIQSIDLTSGVIHRIFKLAKVQIETASGGDGAEASLKAVKLTEAEKLRDELKNENTPLKGELEEEETTNPFYKISFQRLFIAGSTSGSLGVIFVLAIGATEFERFIPDQFFDNAMSWVIGLGIALIVGFVFVVLLLLWLLGIAGTIIKYGNFTITKSTDELFITRGLLEKKQITIPLSRIQAIGIQESIIRQPLGFVTVFAEVAGGSLDQGQDFSTVLFPIMRRDEVEEFLQEILPEYAEHPKEFNPLPKRALPFYLFRTMVPVILLGVVVMFLLPQFSWLVILLLIAAFGLGFLRYRASGYDVKGNRLMVRYRTFSKMTMLMYHKRIQAFEKKQHKIQKSQSLATLKLSIIGKLGVGKHYSLKELNADDLDLLSDWYSYRE; encoded by the coding sequence ATGTCTGAACCAAGACGCCTGCATCCGGCAGCAATTATATTTAATTTTATCAAGGGTATCAGGGAATTTCTTTTTGTTCTTATTTTTGGTTTTATTACATTCAGGGACGAGTCTTTGATCTATTTTATTTTAATCCTATTTGCTTTGGTACTGCTTCTCGTTACCTACAGTATTATTACATGGTATCGGTTCACGTATCGAGTGGAGGATAACGAGCTGCGCATTGAATATGGCATTTTTGTTCGGAAAAAACGATATATCTCTAAAAATCGAATTCAATCCATCGACTTAACGTCTGGTGTTATTCATCGAATATTTAAACTGGCAAAGGTCCAGATCGAAACAGCAAGTGGAGGAGACGGGGCGGAGGCTTCACTAAAAGCGGTCAAATTGACAGAAGCAGAAAAGTTAAGAGATGAATTGAAAAATGAAAATACACCGTTGAAAGGGGAACTGGAGGAAGAAGAGACGACAAATCCTTTTTATAAAATATCATTTCAACGCCTTTTTATCGCTGGATCCACGTCGGGAAGCCTTGGAGTCATTTTCGTTTTAGCTATAGGGGCAACAGAGTTTGAGCGATTTATACCGGATCAATTCTTTGACAATGCGATGAGTTGGGTGATTGGTTTAGGTATTGCGTTAATCGTCGGATTCGTATTTGTCGTATTGCTCCTCCTTTGGCTTTTAGGGATCGCTGGAACGATAATCAAATATGGAAATTTCACGATTACAAAATCTACGGATGAATTGTTTATCACACGTGGGCTACTCGAGAAAAAGCAAATAACGATACCGCTTAGCAGGATACAAGCGATTGGGATTCAGGAGAGTATAATACGACAACCATTAGGATTTGTTACTGTGTTTGCCGAAGTGGCAGGGGGATCTCTGGATCAAGGGCAGGATTTCTCCACGGTTTTATTCCCCATCATGAGAAGAGATGAAGTGGAGGAGTTTTTACAGGAAATTTTACCGGAGTATGCGGAGCACCCTAAAGAATTTAATCCGCTTCCGAAGCGTGCGCTCCCCTTTTATTTATTTCGCACAATGGTTCCGGTCATATTACTTGGGGTTGTGGTAATGTTTCTCCTACCACAATTTAGCTGGCTAGTCATCCTTTTATTGATCGCTGCTTTTGGTTTAGGATTTTTACGTTATCGTGCCAGCGGGTATGATGTAAAAGGGAATCGCTTAATGGTGCGGTATCGTACGTTTAGCAAAATGACAATGCTTATGTACCATAAACGAATTCAGGCATTTGAGAAGAAACAGCATAAAATTCAAAAGAGCCAAAGTTTAGCAACCTTGAAATTGTCCATTATTGGAAAGCTGGGGGTAGGTAAACATTACAGCCTAAAAGAACTGAATGCGGATGATTTGGATCTATTATCGGACTGGTATTCCTATCGTGAATAG
- a CDS encoding alpha/beta hydrolase, whose translation MIGCLIIHGFTGGPYEVDPLAQFLQENTDWHIEVPTLPGHGRNLDLKDISYRKWINAAEDALKQLSSEYDSIYLIGFSMGGMIASYLAAKYRIDNLVLLAPSGKFLSFRQITLDLSSIAADGMRGNLGENKVYQHYKKKIGVIPFKANIEFVKLVKFTKRYLKKVKSPVLIAQGHQDGMVPYKTAYYMEKEINSKRKEVVFFDNSKHLICLGDDKDTLNQMVYDFLAKGKS comes from the coding sequence ATGATTGGATGTTTAATTATCCATGGATTTACCGGAGGCCCTTATGAAGTAGACCCATTAGCACAATTTCTTCAAGAGAATACAGACTGGCATATTGAAGTTCCAACATTACCCGGACATGGGAGAAATCTTGACTTAAAAGATATATCTTACCGAAAATGGATTAATGCAGCCGAAGATGCACTCAAGCAGTTAAGCAGCGAATATGACAGCATTTACCTTATCGGATTTTCGATGGGTGGTATGATTGCGTCTTATTTAGCAGCTAAATATAGGATAGATAATCTTGTTTTATTAGCACCATCAGGGAAATTTCTATCCTTTAGGCAAATAACGCTTGATTTATCTTCCATTGCTGCTGACGGCATGCGGGGAAATTTGGGGGAAAATAAAGTATACCAGCATTATAAAAAGAAAATTGGTGTCATTCCATTTAAAGCCAATATTGAGTTCGTGAAATTGGTTAAATTCACCAAGCGTTATTTAAAGAAAGTGAAATCACCTGTATTAATTGCTCAAGGGCATCAAGATGGCATGGTGCCATATAAAACAGCTTATTATATGGAAAAGGAAATTAATTCCAAAAGGAAAGAAGTTGTTTTTTTTGATAATTCCAAGCATCTTATTTGTTTAGGTGATGACAAAGATACGCTGAATCAAATGGTCTACGATTTTTTGGCAAAGGGTAAAAGTTAA